tgaactttctattcatcaaataatcctgaaaaaaaaaatattgtacacaaatattttgtacaattgtacacattaaatgtttcttgagcagcagatcagcatattagaatgatttctgaaggatcatgtgacactgaagactggagtaatgatgctgaaaattcagctttgcatcacaggaataaattactttgtgaaatatattcaaatagaaaacagttattttaaattgtaataatatttcacaatattactgttttttactgtatttttaattaaataaatgtagccttggtgagcagacgaaacttcttttaaaaacattaaaaatcttagtggttccaaacttttggactgtactgtatatatatatatatataatatatatatatatatatatatataatatcctATAATAGCCAGTGCTATTTTAGTATCATATAGcctactattatagtttttgttaaaatttggatttagattttatttttataatttttttttaatatattttatttcatttctgtaaatatttattttatttcaagtaattattattttttgtttgggttttagttaatgattatattatattatattatattatattatattatattatattatattatattatattatattatattatattatacagtagTGAAAAAAAGGTGATGTCAAGGGGATAATTGTTTTTTATGACCCTACAAGTTCAATCAAACCATCAGAATGTGAGGAAACTATTTTATAGcctacatattaaaatatttaaaaaaattagagaagaacaaaacactaaacttggttaaggtattttTCTGACAAAACTGTTTGGCAAAAAAGGCAAACtagctacaggttttattttactatgcaaaaaaaaaaaataaaaaaaataatgcattgaaAAACAAAAGCTCACAGGAATAAGCATTcatacaacataatcagttattaatatttctaaaaaatgctgggttaaatatggacaaacccagggactgggttgttttcacccagccattttttcaaccaattttggatttatttttttagccagcaatatattaatatagtaaaaggcatgtttttgctcacccccaaataggtTATGTCGccacaatttggcatgtttcattgcCTTATCACAAGTAAAACtattgactccaagcacaactatgcaatatgctaacaaaatctttaacacattttaattatCTTCTCTACAGGCCACTTACCTGGTCATGCGTGATTTGCGGGATCCGGAGAGCGTCCTGCGCCCCATAGTGCCGCTGCGGGTGTAACTGGCGGAGCGGTGGCGAGCGGCCCCGCGGGTGGGCGAAGGACTGGACACCCGGACCTGGAGAGTGGAAGACGAGGTCAGGCCACCCTCAAAGTGACGGCGGTAAGATGACATCCTTTCTGGGCTGTGACTCATGGTGAAGGTGATGGTCCTTGCGCGTCTCCAAAGATGCGACAGAAGCGTTCTGTCCTCACTCATTCATGATGGAGCTTTATACCTGCTGTCCGGACGAGGAATGTCGAACCTTAGTCTGACACAGAGTCGAACCCTCTCTGAACTATCTGACGGGCCACCGCGAAGAGCTTTACCGCGATAAAAATAGAGCAGTGAGCTTTCCTACTGGAGATGGCAAGCCTGAGTCCTTTATTAATGAAATTCTCTGCAGTAAAACTGTCTGAAAACTTGGAGATTGAAAGTATAGTGACTTCATCAAGGAGGAACATCCTGATATAATTAGGCTATCATAAATTGTCGTTATGGAGTCATTCTGTTctggaaacaaacaaacacttaaattataattattatatagaCCTATATAGCATCTGTCTTTCAATCAAAGACATAAGATattatttgttacatttaaatagtatatacccaggtgaaaaagtactatagtaatttatagtaaatactatagtgtttttgaaccatactatagtaaagtacttgaattaatttatgttaatataacaactatactaatataaacaaattactttacccaatactgtactaagttttctttaatctatagggtatattatactacaatacactacagtttactgtagtaaaaactaaagtatactacagtatttattacagttgatCAGTTCACTAGGCCTATAATTGATATTACAGTATGCAGTAGAATTCATTAataaagtgttgtaaatactataatatatacagtatactacaatttactatagtatgtctcaaaaacactatagtatttactatagtatttttcacctgggtgtatatatatatatatatatatatatatatatatatataaacaaacagtaaaattatatctttcataattatatattatattatattatattatattatattatattatattatattatattatattatattatattatattatattatattatattatattatatcaaagGTATTTATTTACTAATAAACTCGAATATGTAAAACAAGAAGAGCGCAGGAATCTGTCCGGAACTGATGTGTCAGTTTGCTTCCTCCCGGACAGTTTTCTTTTACACATTGAAATTCTACGGAGTGTTTTTTGTGTCGCGCTCCTCGTCTGATTTAATCAGAGCATCGTTTCATTTAAACACAATTTAACATCACTTTAAGGGTTATTTTCTACCTCAAACACTTCAAGATGGCAGGGAACTTCTGGCAGAGTTCACATTAGTAAGTAGAGACGTGTTTTGTGACACAAATCGAGGGCATTAAAGGTATTTCTAGAGGTGTTGCTCCGAAGCTGAAGAGAAATAAAAACGTTAAAATTAATGGATTTGGCTGATTAAAGCGAACTGTTTACCAAATCTCGGTTAATGTCATGATAAAGAATAGAAGCTAGATTCAATGACTTTTATTGTTTGAACAGTATAAATCTCTGGATTATTAGCTTTAGCCGactggctaaaaaaaaaaaacaggaatttAATTTATGAATAATTTGGGTAAATGTATTATTGAAGGCATGAGTTTCTTTCATCCTTTTATTTGATATTAAGACTTAATTATTATAGTGTTGTGATGTTTTGATGCGCATATGAAGTTTTGATATgattgattatttgttctttgaCGTTAAGAGTTTATTAAATATACACTGCAATACTGCTGTGTTGATTGGTGTGCTAGTATTCATTTATGATTTCTAAATTTAAAGTATTTGATGTGCTTATTCCCACCAGCCTACAGTGGGTTCTGGACAAACAGGATCTGATGAAGGAGAGACAGAAAGATCTCAAGTTCCTCACAGAAGAGGAGTACTGGAAGCTACAGATATTTTTTGCCAATGGTTTGGAGATAAATTATAACCTTCCTGTCTAACTGAAATGTAGAGTGAATATGGGCCTGTTCTGAATGTGACTGCATTTATAGACTGTATATGCAATCTAATATTCATATATGCATATACAGAAATTTTAAGATTTGCTTAATGACTGTTAAGGCTACAGTTGAGCATTAATGTACATTTTCAGGTTTTATTTAGCTACTTATATACATTTagctacatatatatatatatatatatattttttttttttattattattattattatttttttttatttagctatttataaatatctaaatatatctatatatcagtatatatataaatattttaaggcAATGTTAATTAAAAGTCTATAGGAATAAACCTTTTCTTTAAACACTTTACATAGTTTAATTTGTCATCTCATGGCAGTGATTCAAGCCTTGGGAGAACACTTGAAACTCAGGCAGCAGGTCATCGCCACAGCAACTGTCTACTTTAAGCGCTTCTACGCCAGGTGAGTGGGTCATTGCTATGGTTACAGCATTCATTTCCTCCATACAGATTGATACTCATGATCTAGAATGATGGCCGTTCTATTTTTGATAGATTGAAGTAAACTCTTGTCTCATTTTCAGGTACTCTCTGAAGAGCATAGACCCTGTGCTGATGGCCCCTACATGTGTGTTTCTGGCCTCTAAAGTAGAGGTAAACACTGTCTCAGTATAGGAATTTCTGTTGAAAGATGCATCATATTTGAATATTGATCAATGGAAATTCTGTCCCTGACAGGAATTTGGTGTTGTTTCGAACACACGCCTTATTTCAGCAGCAACGTCTGTGTGTAAGtgatttatattttacaaactcAACAAACTGCAGCAGATATTACTACAGAAATATATAAGTgctagaagttttttttttttagttctctAAAGCTGAATTGTACAAATATATTTGCTTATGATGTTCAgagattaaaataaagtgtaaatcAGCATATAATGAAACTTTGTTTTAGTCATAATTGCCAAATTCCTTCAGTATCAGAAAGGTTTGGCTTGCTGATTTATCCGTTCTTGGTCTTTACTCATGCAATCATTTCATAGAATAGAATGTTTTtgctgattttattttttcattttctttttgtaacagtgaaaacaagGTTCTCTTATGCCTTTCCAAAGGAGTTTCCCTTCAGAATGAATCATGTGAGTCAAACTCCAGTGCTTTCTACACCAGAAAACTCATGAGACACTGATCTGGCATGTAAGCGAGTGCGAGTTGTACCAGATGGCCTTGATATTGCAGTCCAAGTCTGAGAATAGTTTGTGCTGAACGAATTAcgattacactttattttaagatgtctttgttacagtCTAATTATGCATTCAAGTACTGATTAATATTAATTGACTTCAcgtgttagggttagggtttctTTGCATGTAATTATAACATGTGTAACAAGGACGACACTGTTAAATAAAGCGATACCAGAATTACTTTGCTCCGGATCAAGATTTTGGAAATCTGACAGCGTCACTAGATATCTAGATAATAACTTCTTGTAACTGTCTGATTCATATGATGGAAACGCTTGCCAGGAGTCTGAGATTATGTGTGCTGTGATGATTCGGCCTTCAGTGTCACCAAGTTTCTGACACCCAATCAGGAGTGACATACCTCACGTTCCCGACAGCTTCGTAGGAAAGTCTCATTATCGTGATAAATGGCTTCTGGTTTTGTCAACTCATGTCTCGGGCTGGTGATAAGTGTTATTTGGTCAGCGTGCCACTGGTCAGGTGTTGTAAGGGAAACATCTCGGCTGTCTAGAGTGCTGGAGGAACGTTCGTGGATCACCGTAATGGGAAAGATGATAATTAGTCCACATAACGTGTTAGTGCGAGGATTTCACAGTAAACTCATGCCTTTCTCTGTTTCTCTAGATCTTGGAGTGTGAATTCTACTTACTGGAGCTCATGGTTGGTATCGTTTCTTCTTCAGAAGGATGTTTAGGTGTTTGTTCTCAGCATGTGTTCATGGATGTTtggctttgttttattttaggaCTGCTGTCTGATCGTGTACCACCCTTACAGGCCGTTACTGCAGTATGTGCAAGACATGGGTCAGGAGGACATGCTGCTGCCGCTGGCTTGGTGAGGAGTGTGTGTGGCTTCAGATGGCACGACGAAACAAACAACCACTGTTCACTTTTCTTTATGTGTCAATATAAAGCTGTCTAAATGTAGAATTAGACCAGACTATATACTAGGTGTCGGCCATTTTAGGCTTCCTAGTTATACATTTTGCCATATCCCCGCCTAAATTTATAAATGCACACAACCATATTTTACAAGTTCAAAAATTAAACATTCAAACATTACTTGATCGATCACAAATGTACTTTTTTGATTTGTAACATAGAAATAGTGCAGATTAGAAGATTGGCTATAGGAAATTATTGCTGCTAAATCTGTACATCTCCAAAAAGCTTTTTGGTTTCTAACCACCTTATTTTTAAGTCATGAATCaaaagttgcgatagtcttttcttccctgttatgacgtatatccaagtgaaacggcttctcgaacaagaaaaagtGTAGAGTGGgcatatgaattaaaaaaataatgatgtgcacccATTAAccattcataataaatactgcagtaTTCCATTAAAAATCATGGGGTCCGTGTGCGGCCATTTGTAGAATGTGTGAGGTTTCCGGTGTCATTAGCTTCCAGTTATTTAAGCTTATTTTCCAGTTATTGCaaactgtatttattatattattttaatgtgttgtcATAATCATAAACACATCACTTTGTAGTACAGTTTTTTGGTCTTCTAGTTATTTACCTATAATGACATTAACTTCCGTGTTGCAAAATAAGCTGGATAAGTGAACGTGAATGTCTGATGTGATTGTTCTGTCTCTGTGTTTGTAGGAGGATAGTGAATGACACCTACAGAACGGACCTGTGTCTGCTTTATCCTCCATTTATGATTGCACTTGGTAAGAAAAAACTTTCTTCACTCATTCCGACAGGGTTATGCTTGCAAGCCATCAGAAAACTTGAAGATTTAGATCTGAATCGCTGCATAACAAATTGTCACATACTGGTGAGCGGACTTACAGATACTGTCTCCTTCCTTCTCCAGCCTGTCTGCATGTGGCATGTGTGGTACAGCAGAAAGATGCCAGGCAGTGGTTTGCTGAGCTGTCTGTCGACATGGAGAAGGTAAGACACATTCAGCTGTCTTGCCGTGGACGTTATCCCCCATGTGAGTGTACATTAACATTGGAGCTTTTCTGCAACAGATCCTGGAGATCATCAGGGTGATACTGAAACTCTATGACCAGTGGAAGAACTTTGATGATAGAAAGGAAATGGCTGCTGTGCTCAACAAGGTGCCCAAACCCAAACCCCCTCCTAACAGGTACGATAGCCTGCAGCGAATGAATCGCTTGATACCTCGGTTATCAAAATCACACAacagtattttaattaaaatggaaatagcATGGTGTTCATTATTTCACCACTGCTAAGAGAAACTGTGAGATGAGGTTAATATCATTACTCTTTATTTGAAATGAACTCATTCACTAGATATCCATAAGCAATTCTTAAAGGTGCGGTAAGCCATTTCTATGAAATGCTGTTGAAGGTGGATCAGACTgagcaccatttttttttttttttttttttttttttttgggcgaAGCATTAATTTGCTTGACTGCAGCTATGATAAAGAGTCATCCATCCTTGCATTGCATGTTTGTGCATTTGGGGGCAGAGCGATGAAGAGAGGGGGAGTGTTTGTTtcggttgatttcaaatataaacaatgtttctcagaaatcgcttactgcccctttaaattcttcaAAAATGTGTCCTAGATAATTATAGTACAATTCTATACTTTTTATAACCCTTACAAGCAGGCTTTCAGACAGAATTTTACAATTTGTGCATTTAAAGACTAGTGTTAGTTTAGTATTctttatatacttttatattatttattaatattttatgtttttagtttaattttagagtttttgtaatgtgattttttttttttttttttttttttttttttttctctgtatagctttcatttttattgaattattagttttagttctttaacttaaacttattttatttcagttagttgtccaggcaacatttttaataattacgtttttaaaattgatatttatatacatttattattattattattatttataataattattattaagcttattaatttattacagCTTTGTTTCAATTactgaaaatgatttttaaaatatttttttagttttagaaaAGTGGAAAAGCCCTTTTATTAAGCCTGTTTTATCTCATCTCACTCTCTTGCACTTTTCTCACTATTTTCTTGCCCTTCTTAATACAGCGAGACTGACCAGAGCTCAAACGGGAGTCAAAACAGCTCCTACAGTCAGTCCTAGAGCACCACCTGCTGAAGGACCTGAGGCAGAGTGATTCGGGGAGGCAAACACAGCACATTTTGGCACATTTGAATGCTGCTTTTCACAAGCACATCGTTTTATGACCGTGGGGAAACAGATTCCTGGCACACACGTCCTCTCTTTCCTTTTCTCTGGGTTCttccaccaatcagagcagataGAATGATGCCACCTCCTTCCttccaccaatcagagcagCCCCTGTCATTCTAGGAGCAGGAGGAAAGCAGACTGCTCACCTATAGGAAATCTGCTTTGATTTAGAGTCTGTTGCCAAGCTTAAGGCTGTAGTGTTGAATGTTATGTACAAAAACCCACACAAACGCATTGATTAAGAGAGGTGCTGTTTTCCCAGATCTTGTAAGTTGATGATCCTGACTTCCTTGAAAAGTCCCATGAAGCTTTCTTTCAACGGATGCTCTTTGGGAACAAAGAAAACTTGATCATTTTCTGTGTCTGAGAGCGatgaagaaagagagagtgagagtgtgtTTAATTGCAAATGTATTTGTATGCGTGCCTCTCGTTGACCATATCACAGTTTGTATTCCTCAGGGAAATGGATCAGTCCTTTCTACAAAGTGGCTGTCTGTAAACTGATTGGCCACAGGGCTATGTGACGGCGATCTTTTTGAACCCTTGTACTGTGTAATCAAATCCTGATTGGATACATTTTCTTTGACACGTGTGTGGATGAGAGTCAGAATGCACAAGTGACACAGATAATTGAGTTGATCACAATAAGCTCCcaaaatgcatttgtaaataTACTTTCCTTATATagcccttgactttttaaaattatttttgtcttattaTAAATTTACTGTATGATTGTGCTACGTGTACTTGCCATTACCCAATTGCTGTTTCTTTTgctttcattttgttgttttgtattGATGTATTCATCAAGTTTAATGGAGGACAAGCCAATATCTTGAGGGTTTTGGACAGAAATGTATTGATTAATTGAGGCAGTGAAGATCTCCATCTTGGGTGTGGTTATCAGTTCCCATCAGCATCACATCATTTGTTTGAGGGACACGTAACTATTTGCGGAAAGACTTTCAAAAGATTTTACCATAAGTAGATGTTTTGCTGTGTTCTGAATGGCATTTGTTTTTGCTTCGTCTCTCACTGTGGTCCTATGTTTAACAGTGCTGCGGGAGTGTTGCCCTTCGAGCATAAATGTGGCACCATGTATGTATTATTTGCCTGTAAATATATTTGATGTGAGAACTGTGGGGGTGAGAGGGCTTGGAGTGTTatcttattgtttttttgtttttgttttatttttgtctatAACAGAGCTCGGAAGCCTTATTGAATAAAGCTGCTGTTGAAAAAAATTAgtctgatctttttttttttttttaggttcagagaaaaatattttgttttttatattaacaGTGAATGTATTAAGTATGTGTTAATTCAGTTGTCCTAGCAAATACTTAGATTTTGAACATgcatttgtttttgtcatttaaaaccccaaacattttttatatgcaatatatatagactatagaatgagaaaaaaaagagatatgtaatatataaaaattgtatatatatatgtatgtatgtatatatgtatgtatgtatgtatgtatgtatatatatatgtatgtatatatgtgtatgtatatatataatgtatgcatatatatgtatgtatgtatgtatgtatatatatacatacatatatatatatacacatacatacatatgtatgtatgtatgtatatatatgtatatatacacatacatatgtatatgtatatacatatgtatgtatgtatatatacatacatatatacatatacacatatatatacatacatacacatacatatacatatatatacatacatacatacacatacatatacatatatatacatacatacatacacatatatatatatatatatatatatacatatatacatatatacaatttttatatattatatatttcttttttttctatacatatacatataatgAACATATAATGATCCCTTCTAATCTGTTGGGGTAGTTGTAAGGCTACTTTATCCACTCTTTTGTAGGAAAGGAATTTAAGCATCTGTAAATTACTGAAATATAATTTCATGTTATGTGCTATTATAAAAGTGTTGTTATCAAACTCTGTTACAGCATCGAAACTGACCAATGAGAGTGGACAATTTCTGAATCTGCGCGCCCCCTCGCAGCATCAGCAGCCCTGCCCCTGGTGACGCAACGCGCTCAGCTGTGCGGTAAACAGCGGCGGCGAGCGGCTGCGGACCGATGCCGACCCCATCGCAGGGACGGACGGACAGCATCAGAAGGCGACATGCCCGCTGCTGCTCCTCACCCGTTCGTCCTAAGACCCTCTGACACCCTCATCTTTACCACCGCCACCCTGCGGCACTGATGAAGCCTCCCCTGTCGAACCCACAACGGGCCGAAGGGCGGATAGAGGAGAGAGAGGATGTACTGGCGCGTCGGATTCGCCTGGAGCCCTTCCTGCGCGCTTGAACT
Above is a genomic segment from Megalobrama amblycephala isolate DHTTF-2021 linkage group LG14, ASM1881202v1, whole genome shotgun sequence containing:
- the ccnc gene encoding cyclin-C, which translates into the protein MAGNFWQSSHYLQWVLDKQDLMKERQKDLKFLTEEEYWKLQIFFANVIQALGEHLKLRQQVIATATVYFKRFYARYSLKSIDPVLMAPTCVFLASKVEEFGVVSNTRLISAATSVLKTRFSYAFPKEFPFRMNHILECEFYLLELMDCCLIVYHPYRPLLQYVQDMGQEDMLLPLAWRIVNDTYRTDLCLLYPPFMIALACLHVACVVQQKDARQWFAELSVDMEKILEIIRVILKLYDQWKNFDDRKEMAAVLNKVPKPKPPPNSETDQSSNGSQNSSYSQS